The following are from one region of the Nostoc cf. commune SO-36 genome:
- a CDS encoding alpha/beta fold hydrolase, which produces MQVTTASSTTPIPGKYWQWRGHNVYYVRAGEKQTQRPPLLLVHGFGASTDHWRKNITGLCQDFEVFAIDLLGFGRSAKPKLQYSGDLWRDQLNDFISEVIGQKAVLAGNSLGGYACLCVAAQRPDSAAGLVLLNSAGPFSESQPTSEPEALQSEIQPPKQPSSLEKLLGNSVKWMFQQPLAQFVLFQYVRQRWVIRQTLEKVYLDKSAVTDQLIEEISRPAFDAGALDVFVSVFSSPQGEKVDVLLKQLTCPLLMLWGEADPWMNTRERSPKFRQYCPNLTEYFLTAGHCPHDEIPDKVNQLLSDWVFSLAQ; this is translated from the coding sequence ATGCAGGTAACTACAGCCTCCTCTACAACTCCAATCCCTGGCAAATATTGGCAGTGGCGCGGGCACAACGTTTACTATGTGCGTGCGGGAGAGAAACAAACCCAACGTCCGCCTTTGCTTTTGGTACATGGATTTGGTGCTTCTACAGACCACTGGCGCAAGAATATCACAGGATTGTGTCAAGATTTTGAAGTATTTGCGATCGACCTTTTGGGATTCGGGCGATCGGCAAAACCAAAATTGCAGTACAGTGGCGACTTGTGGCGCGACCAACTTAACGACTTTATTAGTGAAGTGATTGGTCAAAAAGCAGTATTAGCAGGTAATTCCCTTGGTGGCTATGCTTGCTTGTGTGTTGCGGCACAACGTCCCGACAGTGCGGCTGGTTTAGTCTTGCTCAATAGTGCCGGGCCTTTTAGTGAAAGTCAGCCTACGTCTGAACCTGAAGCTTTGCAAAGCGAGATTCAGCCACCCAAACAACCCTCTTCTTTAGAGAAATTACTGGGTAACTCTGTTAAGTGGATGTTTCAACAACCTTTAGCTCAGTTTGTGTTATTTCAATACGTGCGACAACGTTGGGTAATTCGCCAAACTTTAGAAAAGGTATATCTTGATAAAAGTGCAGTTACAGACCAATTGATAGAAGAAATTTCTCGCCCTGCTTTTGATGCCGGTGCGTTGGATGTGTTTGTTTCAGTTTTTAGCAGTCCTCAAGGAGAAAAAGTTGATGTGCTACTAAAGCAATTAACTTGTCCTTTATTGATGTTATGGGGAGAAGCTGATCCTTGGATGAATACTAGAGAACGTTCTCCAAAGTTTCGTCAATATTGTCCTAACTTGACAGAATATTTCTTAACGGCAGGTCATTGTCCCCATGATGAAATACCGGATAAAGTAAACCAACTTTTAAGCGATTGGGTTTTCTCTCTTGCCCAATGA